The following proteins are encoded in a genomic region of Ornithinibacillus sp. 4-3:
- a CDS encoding MFS transporter — translation MNYIFGIFFISFIIRIRYNIFRASKEGNISMSTQTQKNTQAEATSEKILTRDFILICAANFFIFLGFQMTLPTLPLFVKELGGSDQLIGLIVGVFTFSALVLRPYAGKALDTKGRRFVYMFGIGIFILSIGTYAFVTSIVLLLLLRVVQGAGWGFSTTASGTIATDLIPPSRRGEGMGYYGMSGNVAMAIGPALGLTLVDKISFASLFLICAACGLTTLLLSSKIRYKKVEASPHQSTNIKFDFFEKTAIQPSILLMFITACFGGIASFLPLYAAEKSIDGIEFYFLVYAVSVLLARTFSGKLYDRKGHLYVFPPGAFLILLAMILLTWLPNTWMMLLAAMIYGIGFGSVQPALQAWAVSKAAMHRKGMANATFFSAFDLGIGIGAMTFGQLAYWFGYQSIYFASSISIFISILFYFYFYYRAKQEINRRVL, via the coding sequence ATGAATTATATATTCGGAATTTTCTTTATATCATTTATCATAAGAATACGGTATAATATATTTCGAGCATCGAAAGAAGGGAATATAAGTATGAGTACGCAAACACAGAAAAATACCCAGGCTGAAGCTACTTCTGAGAAAATATTAACACGAGATTTCATCTTGATTTGTGCAGCGAATTTTTTCATTTTTTTAGGATTTCAAATGACATTACCTACACTTCCATTATTTGTAAAGGAGCTTGGAGGTAGTGATCAATTAATTGGTCTTATTGTAGGAGTTTTCACATTTTCCGCTTTAGTATTACGCCCTTATGCAGGAAAGGCATTGGATACAAAGGGGCGTCGTTTCGTTTATATGTTTGGGATTGGAATTTTCATCTTATCGATTGGAACATACGCCTTTGTAACAAGTATTGTCTTATTGCTTCTTTTGCGAGTTGTTCAGGGGGCAGGCTGGGGATTTTCTACAACAGCTTCTGGAACAATTGCGACAGATTTAATTCCTCCAAGTCGTCGTGGCGAAGGTATGGGCTACTACGGAATGTCAGGAAACGTAGCAATGGCTATTGGTCCAGCATTAGGACTGACGTTAGTAGATAAAATATCATTTGCAAGTCTTTTTTTAATTTGTGCAGCTTGTGGTCTAACGACATTATTACTATCTTCAAAAATTCGATATAAAAAAGTGGAAGCATCACCACATCAATCAACAAATATTAAATTCGATTTCTTTGAAAAAACAGCAATACAACCATCTATTTTATTGATGTTTATCACAGCATGTTTTGGAGGAATCGCTTCCTTTTTACCTCTATATGCAGCAGAGAAATCAATTGATGGAATTGAATTTTACTTTTTAGTATATGCTGTTTCGGTTTTACTAGCTCGAACGTTCTCCGGTAAATTATACGATCGCAAAGGCCATCTCTATGTTTTTCCACCAGGAGCCTTTCTTATTTTATTAGCAATGATTTTATTAACATGGCTTCCAAATACATGGATGATGCTACTTGCTGCGATGATTTATGGAATTGGTTTCGGTAGTGTTCAGCCAGCATTACAGGCTTGGGCTGTAAGTAAGGCAGCCATGCATCGTAAAGGAATGGCAAACGCCACTTTTTTCTCTGCTTTTGACCTAGGGATCGGAATTGGTGCGATGACATTTGGGCAACTGGCTTATTGGTTTGGCTACCAATCGATTTATTTTGCATCATCAATTTCAATATTTATATCCATTTTATTTTATTTTTACTTCTATTACCGTGCAAAACAAGAAATTAATCGACGAGTGTTATAA
- a CDS encoding branched-chain amino acid aminotransferase, with protein MKSQSIQIDLTNERKEKPPADQLAFGKVYTDHMFVMDYTEGHGWHDARIVPYQPFTIDPAAVVFHYGQTIFEGLKAYAGDNGKVRLFRPEQNMARLNRSAERMCMPQIDEEFALEALKELLRIEKDWVPTAEGTSLYIRPFMIATEPTLSVDAAKSYKFMIILSPVGSYYKEGIDPVKILVENQYVRAVFGGTGTAKTAGNYAASLKAQEQASELGYSQVLWLDGVEKKYVEEVGSMNIFFKINGEIVTPALNGSILHGITRDSILKLLKHWDVPVSERRISMEELKQASDNGTLEEVFGAGTAAVITPVGEMKWEEENIIINDRKTGEISKKVYDNITGIQLGKLEDPFGWIVEVE; from the coding sequence ATGAAAAGTCAGAGTATTCAAATTGATTTAACAAATGAAAGGAAAGAAAAGCCACCAGCTGATCAATTAGCATTTGGTAAAGTGTATACAGACCATATGTTTGTTATGGATTATACGGAAGGGCATGGTTGGCATGATGCCCGTATTGTTCCTTACCAACCGTTTACTATTGATCCGGCAGCAGTTGTATTCCATTATGGACAGACGATTTTTGAAGGGTTAAAGGCTTATGCGGGAGACAATGGCAAAGTACGTTTATTTAGACCAGAGCAAAATATGGCCAGGCTAAATCGTTCGGCAGAGCGTATGTGCATGCCTCAAATCGATGAAGAATTTGCATTAGAAGCTTTAAAAGAATTACTCCGTATTGAAAAGGACTGGGTACCTACTGCAGAAGGGACATCTCTTTATATTCGTCCATTCATGATTGCTACAGAGCCAACTTTAAGTGTAGATGCAGCTAAATCTTATAAATTTATGATCATTTTATCTCCAGTAGGATCCTATTATAAAGAAGGCATTGATCCAGTAAAAATTCTAGTTGAAAATCAATATGTTCGTGCCGTATTTGGTGGAACAGGTACAGCAAAGACTGCTGGTAACTATGCAGCAAGCTTAAAAGCACAAGAGCAAGCATCAGAGCTAGGCTACTCGCAAGTGTTATGGCTTGACGGGGTGGAGAAGAAATATGTGGAAGAGGTAGGAAGCATGAACATCTTCTTCAAAATCAATGGAGAGATTGTTACTCCAGCGTTAAACGGAAGTATTTTACATGGGATTACACGTGATTCCATTCTCAAACTGTTAAAACATTGGGATGTACCTGTTTCAGAACGTAGAATTTCTATGGAAGAGCTGAAACAAGCATCAGATAATGGCACTTTAGAAGAAGTATTTGGTGCGGGAACTGCCGCAGTAATTACACCTGTGGGCGAAATGAAATGGGAAGAAGAAAATATTATCATCAATGATAGAAAAACAGGAGAAATATCTAAGAAAGTTTATGATAATATTACAGGAATTCAGTTAGGAAAATTAGAAGATCCATTTGGTTGGATTGTAGAAGTTGAATAA
- a CDS encoding (Fe-S)-binding protein — MKVSLFITCVCDIFASDVGKDTVELLEHLGCEVDFPVNQTCCGQPAYNSGYLLESKQAMQSMIEAFKDSTYVVGPSGSCIGMLREYPKIFSGDPMWEKAAQDLAAKSYELTQFIVEVLGVTDVGSSFTGKVTYHPSCHMTRILGVKQAPQQLLKQIPGVEFVELPIREDCCGFGGTFAVKNAEISTEMVKEKSQHISETKADYLVGGDVSCLMNIGGRMQREGKNVKVMHIAQILNHRI; from the coding sequence TTGAAGGTTTCTCTTTTTATTACTTGTGTATGCGATATCTTTGCAAGTGATGTTGGTAAAGATACAGTGGAATTATTAGAACATCTAGGCTGTGAGGTAGACTTTCCAGTAAATCAAACATGTTGTGGACAGCCTGCTTACAATAGCGGTTACTTATTAGAATCAAAGCAAGCCATGCAAAGTATGATAGAAGCTTTTAAAGATTCTACATACGTCGTTGGGCCTTCTGGCTCTTGTATCGGGATGCTACGTGAATATCCAAAAATTTTCTCAGGAGATCCTATGTGGGAGAAAGCTGCACAAGATCTAGCAGCAAAATCATATGAACTAACACAATTTATTGTAGAAGTACTTGGTGTAACAGATGTAGGCTCAAGCTTTACTGGTAAAGTGACTTATCATCCATCTTGCCATATGACCAGGATTCTAGGCGTAAAACAAGCACCTCAGCAGTTGCTAAAACAAATACCTGGTGTAGAGTTTGTAGAGCTTCCGATTCGAGAGGACTGCTGTGGTTTCGGCGGAACATTTGCTGTTAAAAACGCTGAAATTTCAACAGAAATGGTAAAGGAAAAATCACAGCATATTAGTGAAACAAAAGCAGATTATTTAGTTGGCGGAGATGTCTCCTGCTTAATGAATATTGGTGGACGCATGCAACGCGAAGGAAAAAATGTGAAAGTAATGCATATCGCACAAATTTTAAATCATCGCATCTAG
- a CDS encoding response regulator: MNVLLIDDEMLALNILEEALNHIGGIKIIGKSTLIDQALLVLKQQEVDVVFLDVAIEGQKGLSFARQLTEKYPHVQLVVVTAHTEFALEAFEINVKDYLKKPVQLERLTKTINRVKEYQELQSIASEQKMRKKERLRLQTLGRFRLLDKNNVEVKWRTQKARELLAFLWQHQHQDQPIYRENILESLWPNMEPERAQTLMHTTLYQLRQVLKKVGFPNAVILQNAQYILQLQLSSDLDELLLLMSQSSPDTTTVVRIKELYGTEYLEYEAYNWAWERKINIRREFLHFMEKFLPDMEQNIQQQRIKEQCLERMLKLEPFNINYTEQLLHHYGQMNNMHKLVECYQKSRYYWLHEFELGVPQQIIRAYEYYVN, translated from the coding sequence ATGAATGTACTTTTGATCGATGACGAGATGCTAGCATTAAATATTTTGGAAGAAGCATTAAATCATATAGGTGGAATAAAAATAATAGGCAAATCTACTTTGATTGATCAAGCATTGTTAGTGTTAAAGCAACAGGAAGTAGATGTTGTTTTTTTAGATGTGGCAATAGAAGGACAGAAGGGCTTATCTTTTGCTAGACAATTAACGGAAAAATATCCTCATGTTCAGCTTGTAGTTGTCACAGCACATACGGAGTTTGCTCTAGAAGCATTTGAAATAAATGTAAAAGATTATTTGAAAAAGCCTGTACAGCTAGAAAGATTAACTAAGACGATTAATCGAGTGAAGGAATACCAAGAGTTGCAGAGCATAGCTAGTGAACAGAAGATGCGAAAAAAAGAAAGGCTAAGGCTACAAACACTTGGCAGATTTCGTTTGCTAGATAAAAATAATGTCGAAGTGAAATGGCGAACACAAAAGGCTAGAGAATTACTTGCTTTTTTATGGCAACATCAACATCAAGATCAACCAATATATCGAGAAAACATTTTAGAATCACTATGGCCAAATATGGAGCCAGAACGGGCACAGACATTAATGCACACAACATTGTATCAACTGCGGCAAGTATTAAAAAAAGTAGGTTTCCCAAACGCAGTTATATTACAGAATGCACAGTATATATTACAGCTGCAATTAAGCAGTGATTTAGATGAGCTTCTTCTATTAATGAGTCAATCCTCGCCAGACACTACTACTGTAGTAAGAATAAAGGAATTATATGGGACTGAATATTTAGAATATGAAGCTTATAACTGGGCATGGGAAAGGAAAATTAATATTAGAAGAGAATTTTTACATTTTATGGAGAAATTTTTACCTGACATGGAACAAAATATTCAACAACAGCGTATAAAGGAACAATGCTTAGAAAGAATGCTTAAGCTAGAGCCATTTAATATCAACTATACAGAGCAATTACTTCATCATTATGGCCAAATGAACAATATGCATAAACTTGTCGAATGTTATCAAAAATCACGCTATTATTGGCTTCACGAATTTGAATTAGGCGTACCACAGCAGATTATTCGAGCATATGAGTATTATGTGAACTAA
- a CDS encoding GntR family transcriptional regulator — protein sequence MKLPIHLSKSSHEPIYHQIEKQIQALIAGGTLPANTPLPSIRVLAKDLEISAITIRRAYQNLEIGGFIRTSQGKGTFVKEIDANLKSKVKTETVNRIIVEAVETAFQYDYTLEEIEDIFHKVIKAYNQKN from the coding sequence ATGAAACTGCCAATTCATTTGTCCAAAAGCTCACATGAGCCAATTTATCATCAAATTGAAAAACAAATTCAGGCATTGATTGCAGGTGGAACACTACCTGCAAACACTCCCTTGCCGTCCATACGCGTGCTCGCTAAAGACTTAGAAATAAGTGCAATTACCATAAGAAGAGCCTATCAAAACTTAGAAATAGGCGGTTTTATTCGCACATCGCAAGGGAAGGGAACTTTTGTGAAAGAAATTGACGCAAATTTAAAGAGCAAAGTAAAGACTGAAACAGTAAATCGAATTATCGTTGAAGCTGTTGAAACGGCTTTTCAATACGATTATACATTAGAAGAAATTGAGGATATTTTTCATAAAGTAATAAAAGCTTATAACCAGAAAAATTAG
- a CDS encoding ABC transporter ATP-binding protein, producing the protein MTKILSVNNLGKSFKETKVLQDISFDVHAGEIMAILGPNGAGKSTTIRNIMGILYPDEGSVTFHNHHEDGIPRHKIGYLPEERGLYKNVKVMDILLHLANLKDYPIPKARERALAYLEKFDLKGKDTASIEELSKGMGQKVQFIASIIHEPELLILDEPFSGLDPVSQELFKAEIKQLAANGTAILLSSHQMNLVEEMCDRLLLIYKGQKVIDGSMDKIKRDFANFKCTIHGAHDAKYFEQLPQVERVESEGNACTIYLEKDAHIASWIKHIPEDITIEELSIDRISLHEIFINIASGKQQVMQAGEK; encoded by the coding sequence ATGACAAAAATTTTATCCGTTAATAATCTCGGTAAATCCTTCAAAGAAACCAAGGTGCTTCAAGACATTTCCTTTGATGTACATGCAGGCGAGATTATGGCTATCTTAGGTCCAAACGGTGCTGGAAAATCAACAACTATTCGCAATATCATGGGTATCCTATATCCAGATGAGGGATCTGTTACCTTTCATAATCATCATGAAGACGGAATCCCTCGCCATAAAATTGGATATTTACCAGAAGAACGTGGTTTATATAAAAATGTAAAAGTAATGGATATTTTACTTCATTTAGCTAATTTAAAGGATTATCCTATCCCAAAAGCTCGGGAAAGAGCACTTGCTTATCTAGAAAAATTTGATTTAAAAGGAAAAGATACTGCTTCTATTGAAGAACTCTCTAAAGGAATGGGACAGAAGGTACAGTTTATTGCCTCTATTATTCATGAACCTGAACTGCTAATTTTAGATGAACCATTCTCTGGACTTGACCCTGTGAGCCAGGAATTATTTAAAGCAGAAATTAAACAGCTAGCAGCTAACGGCACAGCTATTTTACTTTCTTCTCATCAAATGAATCTTGTCGAAGAAATGTGTGATCGTTTATTACTTATTTATAAAGGACAAAAGGTCATTGATGGATCCATGGATAAAATCAAAAGAGATTTTGCCAACTTCAAATGTACAATTCATGGAGCTCATGATGCAAAATACTTCGAACAGCTACCACAGGTTGAACGTGTAGAATCAGAAGGAAATGCTTGTACGATCTACTTAGAAAAAGATGCTCATATTGCTAGTTGGATTAAACATATTCCTGAAGATATTACGATTGAAGAACTATCTATTGATCGAATTTCCTTACATGAAATCTTCATTAATATTGCTTCTGGCAAACAACAAGTTATGCAGGCAGGTGAAAAATAA
- a CDS encoding ABC transporter ATP-binding protein — MTWIEIKHVSKQMSNFILGPIHLDIEPGTIAAFVGNNGSGKSTLLKMIMDFVHPTDGEIRILGVPVQGDDEGWKKYVAYQAQTQIGYDPFTGKDLKSLFAQTYIRWDDEIFYELIHLLEVNMDEKYSKLSPGEQQKLQIALTIATNASILILDEPTSFMDMSSKNIFIDYLIDWVEKGEKIVIISSHQVDEVRKLADYIAVMHQGNLIGYFDKEELTERYQQFWFSSQPPEAPIPGEVARGDLYIITNNTHITEAFLHRESIPYMKKNTLELAEIIAILIPKEKTN, encoded by the coding sequence ATGACATGGATAGAAATCAAACATGTATCAAAACAAATGTCTAATTTTATACTAGGTCCTATCCATTTAGACATTGAACCAGGAACCATTGCTGCATTTGTTGGAAATAACGGTTCAGGAAAAAGCACCTTATTAAAGATGATTATGGATTTTGTTCATCCAACAGATGGAGAAATTCGTATTTTGGGAGTTCCTGTGCAAGGAGATGATGAAGGCTGGAAGAAATATGTTGCTTATCAAGCACAAACGCAGATCGGCTATGATCCCTTTACTGGAAAGGATTTAAAAAGCTTATTTGCTCAAACTTACATACGGTGGGATGATGAAATCTTTTACGAGCTCATCCATTTATTAGAAGTCAATATGGACGAGAAATATAGTAAATTATCCCCTGGTGAACAACAGAAGCTCCAGATTGCCTTAACCATAGCAACTAATGCAAGCATTCTTATTTTAGACGAACCAACCTCTTTTATGGATATGTCCTCCAAAAATATTTTTATTGATTACTTAATAGACTGGGTAGAAAAAGGAGAGAAAATTGTTATTATATCCAGCCATCAAGTAGATGAAGTTCGTAAGCTTGCAGATTATATTGCAGTTATGCACCAAGGAAATCTAATTGGTTACTTTGATAAAGAAGAACTAACAGAACGTTACCAGCAATTTTGGTTCTCAAGCCAACCTCCTGAAGCTCCTATTCCAGGCGAAGTCGCTCGAGGTGATTTGTATATTATCACCAATAATACACACATAACAGAAGCTTTCTTACATAGAGAGAGCATTCCTTACATGAAAAAGAACACACTCGAACTTGCGGAAATCATTGCTATTTTAATACCAAAAGAAAAGACGAATTAA
- a CDS encoding SNF2 helicase associated domain-containing protein, with protein MITNKDIQGLFKSDVYERGLAYFNQNKVTDLLYDRNHSLWTANVHGTETYFVEVNLKNLKNGSIRAYCDCAAFDTYGTCKHIAAVLLSIERKVKKEQKMVDYEMTNRFLQAITMSQTEDEEFLSELTPMHVEYYVKYSYDRNLYLELKTGEGRCFVVRNLQEFLENVFSGREHVFTKTFTYSPDLHYFLAQDLEIFEMLHAMIRNEEIYRSTDFYFSRNNGNDKRALVIPVLNLRQLLERLIHRHTVVEVAEKEYSHVDIIENTLPFQFALTKNEQSDLLLQMEDVRDAVYMRAYQLLFFDGTFYFPTKEQIPIVEQIASFGTMTDTLPIQQEQTDLFLSEVLPSLKQVGEVVISDEVKSEIIQVPLRAKLYLEFRDELIIGKLEYHYDHIHLNPFQGSPDEKILIIRDTEKEKQIMRLMEHANFHYNGKELYLETDDEELYEFFYKILPLLDKHVELFLTSEMRHYILDYEPVPSTNVRVESASNLLEIGFEMDGIDEEEINHLLHAVIERKRFYRLRSGALLSLENDHFASIQQLFTDLHVKKSDIDAGQMTVPVYRGLQIDELMDTRKNYDPSFRKLLHQLRSPEEQVYEIPEQLAANLRHYQKTGYQWFKSLSAYQLGGILADDMGLGKTIQSITYLLSEPSERPHLIIAPSSVLYNWKREFEKFAPSLKVAVIRGTPMEREEMIADLQHMDVWITSYATLRQDMERYEDLSFQTLILDEAQYIKNYATKTSKAIRSLTASRKFALSGTPIENTIDELWAIFQVVLPGLMPALKEFRQLEPEKISQLTKPFILRRLKTDVLTELPEKIESTHISELTKEQKELYVGYLRQLQQETAQSLQEDGFQKSRMKILAGLTRLRQICCHPSLFIENYEGTSSKLEQLMETVKASIENGKRMLIFSQFTSMHELIAERFEQEGISYFYLHGQTPAENRVDMSEQFNQGEKDVFLISLRAGGTGLNLTGADTVILYDLWWNPAVEDQATGRAHRFGQKNVVHVIRLITEGTIEEKIYELQQKKRKLIDQIIQPGETMLSSMTEEDIRELLNM; from the coding sequence ATGATTACGAATAAGGATATTCAAGGTCTGTTCAAGTCAGATGTATATGAACGTGGCTTAGCATATTTTAATCAAAATAAAGTTACTGATTTATTGTATGATCGGAATCATTCTCTTTGGACGGCAAATGTTCACGGAACAGAGACTTACTTTGTAGAAGTGAACTTGAAAAATTTAAAGAATGGTTCGATTCGTGCTTATTGTGATTGCGCAGCATTCGATACGTATGGAACATGCAAACATATTGCAGCAGTGCTGTTAAGTATAGAGCGTAAGGTGAAGAAAGAACAGAAGATGGTTGATTACGAGATGACAAATCGCTTTCTTCAGGCGATTACGATGTCGCAAACAGAGGACGAGGAGTTTCTATCTGAATTAACACCAATGCATGTAGAGTACTATGTGAAATATTCCTATGACCGAAACTTGTATCTTGAGCTAAAAACAGGTGAAGGTCGCTGTTTTGTTGTGCGTAATCTTCAAGAGTTTTTAGAAAATGTATTCTCTGGGAGAGAGCATGTATTTACGAAGACATTTACATATTCACCAGATTTACATTATTTTCTCGCGCAGGATTTAGAGATTTTTGAAATGCTTCATGCGATGATTCGCAATGAGGAGATTTACCGTTCAACTGATTTTTATTTTTCTAGAAATAATGGTAATGATAAGCGTGCATTAGTTATACCTGTGTTAAACCTCAGGCAGCTATTGGAACGTTTAATCCACAGGCACACAGTAGTAGAAGTGGCTGAGAAAGAATATTCACATGTGGATATTATAGAAAACACATTACCTTTTCAATTTGCGTTAACAAAAAATGAACAATCTGATTTACTTCTGCAAATGGAGGATGTCAGAGATGCAGTATATATGAGGGCATATCAGCTATTGTTTTTTGATGGGACATTTTATTTTCCGACGAAGGAGCAAATTCCTATTGTTGAACAGATTGCTTCTTTTGGAACAATGACAGATACACTGCCTATTCAACAAGAACAGACAGATTTATTCTTGTCAGAAGTGCTTCCATCTTTAAAACAGGTTGGTGAAGTGGTAATTTCTGATGAAGTGAAATCAGAAATTATTCAAGTTCCGCTTCGAGCAAAATTATATTTAGAGTTTCGTGATGAGTTGATTATTGGGAAGCTAGAATATCATTATGACCATATTCATCTAAATCCATTTCAGGGATCGCCAGATGAAAAAATCCTTATCATTCGAGACACAGAGAAGGAAAAGCAAATTATGCGTCTAATGGAGCATGCGAATTTTCATTATAATGGAAAGGAATTATATCTAGAGACAGATGATGAAGAGTTATATGAGTTTTTCTATAAGATTCTTCCATTATTAGATAAGCATGTTGAGTTATTTCTAACATCAGAAATGCGTCACTATATCCTTGATTATGAACCAGTGCCAAGCACAAATGTACGTGTAGAGAGTGCTTCTAATTTATTGGAAATTGGCTTTGAAATGGATGGGATTGATGAAGAAGAAATCAATCATCTCCTGCATGCAGTTATTGAGCGTAAACGTTTTTACCGTTTAAGAAGTGGAGCATTACTTTCTTTAGAAAACGACCATTTCGCATCAATACAGCAGTTGTTTACAGATTTACATGTGAAGAAATCAGATATTGATGCAGGACAAATGACTGTTCCTGTGTATCGTGGATTACAAATTGATGAATTGATGGATACAAGGAAAAATTATGATCCATCCTTCCGTAAATTATTGCATCAGCTTCGCTCACCGGAGGAACAGGTATACGAGATTCCTGAGCAATTAGCTGCCAATTTACGCCACTATCAGAAGACGGGATATCAATGGTTTAAATCATTAAGTGCCTATCAATTAGGCGGGATTTTGGCAGATGATATGGGTCTAGGGAAAACCATTCAAAGCATTACCTATCTATTATCAGAGCCGAGTGAACGTCCACATTTAATCATTGCGCCATCATCCGTTTTGTACAATTGGAAGAGAGAGTTTGAAAAATTTGCACCAAGCTTAAAAGTTGCAGTGATTCGGGGAACTCCGATGGAACGAGAGGAAATGATTGCAGATTTGCAGCATATGGATGTTTGGATTACTTCTTACGCAACCTTACGACAAGATATGGAGCGTTATGAGGATTTATCCTTTCAAACATTGATCCTAGATGAAGCGCAATATATTAAAAATTATGCAACGAAAACATCAAAAGCGATTCGTAGCTTAACTGCAAGTCGAAAATTTGCATTAAGTGGCACACCAATTGAAAATACAATTGATGAGTTATGGGCAATTTTCCAAGTTGTCCTACCAGGGTTAATGCCAGCTCTAAAGGAATTTCGCCAGCTAGAACCAGAGAAAATTTCTCAGTTAACGAAACCCTTTATTTTACGTCGCTTAAAGACTGATGTATTAACAGAGCTACCAGAAAAAATAGAATCCACTCATATATCTGAATTGACGAAGGAGCAGAAGGAGTTATATGTCGGCTATTTACGCCAATTACAGCAGGAGACAGCACAATCCCTTCAAGAGGATGGTTTTCAGAAAAGCCGTATGAAGATATTAGCAGGCTTAACAAGGTTAAGACAGATATGTTGTCATCCGTCCTTGTTTATTGAAAACTATGAGGGAACATCAAGTAAGCTAGAGCAATTAATGGAGACGGTGAAAGCTTCGATTGAAAACGGGAAGCGGATGTTAATTTTCTCACAGTTCACAAGCATGCATGAGCTTATTGCGGAAAGGTTTGAACAAGAAGGAATTTCGTATTTCTACTTACATGGACAAACGCCCGCAGAAAACCGTGTAGATATGAGTGAACAATTTAATCAAGGGGAAAAGGACGTCTTTTTAATCTCATTACGTGCTGGTGGAACAGGACTTAACCTAACTGGTGCAGACACGGTTATTTTATACGATTTATGGTGGAATCCGGCTGTAGAAGATCAAGCAACAGGAAGAGCACACCGCTTTGGTCAGAAGAATGTGGTGCATGTGATTCGCTTGATTACAGAAGGAACAATAGAGGAAAAGATTTATGAATTACAGCAGAAAAAGCGTAAATTAATTGATCAAATCATCCAACCAGGAGAAACCATGCTATCCAGTATGACTGAAGAAGATATTCGCGAATTGTTAAATATGTGA
- a CDS encoding ABC transporter permease, with translation MRNSMKIANWEVKRNLKNKSFLIGLFITPVIFLFFMIVPSLFGDSDEDSAEVTVLVKDELNVFDQLQEQATQETFSDWDIQQTDDTDEAIQEQLNEAENTAYISITVEAFDSGVIPVYTSENMIDYFDGQLQAFIEPLRVLQLQNLDLTKEQLATIEQGLQLQFENVEGSESEGGFSIGFSTDDESDVLERVVPGIFAGVILFSIVISGMMIFQSASQEKKDKIAEIVLSSVTPNELMQGKIIGYFILGIVQVFIWLVMIVPVLIWRTGLPILEYIFVPELAILLLIALLGYLVFASLFVGVGATVEDASTSGNFQGMLFMLPFIPFFFIAPIISNPSGVVAQILSYIPFTSPAILLVRLTMLEEWPWVEIIIAIVILIFSAWLLMKLAGKIFKTGILLYGKNATPKEIWKWLWM, from the coding sequence ATGCGTAATTCTATGAAAATCGCAAATTGGGAAGTAAAACGAAATTTAAAGAATAAGTCTTTTTTGATCGGACTATTTATTACTCCAGTTATTTTCTTATTCTTTATGATTGTTCCATCTTTATTTGGTGATTCGGATGAAGATTCAGCCGAGGTTACCGTCCTTGTTAAAGATGAATTAAATGTATTTGATCAGCTTCAAGAACAAGCAACACAAGAAACCTTTTCAGACTGGGATATACAACAAACTGACGATACAGATGAAGCCATTCAAGAACAGTTAAATGAAGCAGAAAACACAGCATATATTTCTATCACTGTAGAAGCTTTTGATTCAGGTGTTATTCCTGTCTACACTAGCGAGAACATGATAGATTATTTCGATGGTCAATTACAGGCGTTTATTGAGCCCTTACGTGTTCTACAATTGCAAAACCTTGATTTAACGAAAGAACAATTAGCTACTATTGAACAAGGACTTCAACTACAATTTGAAAATGTAGAAGGTAGTGAATCAGAGGGTGGATTTAGCATCGGATTTTCTACAGATGATGAATCAGATGTTCTAGAGCGTGTTGTACCAGGCATCTTTGCTGGTGTAATCCTCTTTTCTATTGTGATATCAGGAATGATGATTTTCCAAAGTGCTTCACAAGAGAAAAAGGATAAAATTGCAGAAATCGTTCTTTCTTCTGTTACACCAAATGAATTAATGCAAGGGAAAATTATCGGATACTTTATTTTAGGAATTGTGCAGGTATTTATATGGCTTGTGATGATTGTCCCTGTACTTATTTGGAGAACGGGATTACCTATCCTTGAATATATCTTCGTTCCTGAGTTAGCTATTTTATTATTAATTGCTTTACTCGGCTACTTAGTCTTTGCTTCTTTATTTGTTGGAGTTGGAGCTACAGTAGAGGATGCATCTACATCAGGGAATTTCCAGGGAATGCTGTTTATGCTACCATTTATACCGTTTTTCTTCATTGCACCAATTATTTCAAATCCGAGTGGAGTGGTTGCACAAATTCTGTCCTATATTCCATTTACCTCTCCAGCAATCTTGCTCGTTCGCTTGACAATGCTTGAGGAATGGCCTTGGGTGGAAATCATTATCGCCATTGTGATTCTTATCTTTAGTGCATGGTTATTAATGAAGCTAGCAGGGAAAATCTTCAAAACAGGTATTCTACTATATGGAAAAAACGCAACACCAAAAGAAATATGGAAATGGCTATGGATGTAA